The genomic segment GGTTTCATCTGTGGCGAGGTCTTCCGCCGCACGACCGGCCGCACGATCGGTCATTACCTGCGCACCGAGATCGCCGAGCCGCTGGGCGCCGACGTCCACATCGGCCTGTCCGACGCCGAGCAACGGCGTTGCGCCGAGCGGGTGAACAAGCCGCATATGCGTGACCTGCTCACCCATATCCCCAGCGACCCGACCAGCCTCGCCGACCACCCCAAGGCGGGGCTCGCGGTCGCCATGGGCTTCGCGCCCGACGATGAGGTCAGCTCCTACGACCTCAACCTGTGGCGCCGGCTCGAATTCCCGGGCACCAACGGCCAGGTGTCGGCCCTGGGATTGGCCACGTTCTACAACGCGCTCGCCCAGGAGAAGCTGCTCAGCCGAGAACACATGGATCTGATCCGGGTGCCGCAGGGCGGCCTGGAGAACGACCTGGTGCTCGGCCCCCGCGTCGCCGACCACGGCTGGGGCCTGGGTTACATGCTCAACCAGCGTTGCGTCAACGGACCCAGCCCGCGCATCTTCGGCCACGGTGGGCTGGGCGGCTCGTTCGGCTTCGTCGACTTGGAGCACGGCATCGGCTACGCGTATGTGGCGAATCGCTTCGACGCGACCAAGGCCAACGCGGACCCACGCAGCCTCGCCCTGTCTAACGAGGTGTACGCCGCGCTGGGTGTCGACGTCTGCTGAGTCACCCGAGATAGCCGCGCCCTGCCGAACTTATGCCGGCAGGGCGCAGTTGTCGGTATGGACGCGATCAGGGGTGCCATCCAGGAGGCGGCGGCGGTCCCCACGGCGGCGGTGGCGGCGGTCCGGGCGGTCCCCACCCCGGCCCACGGTCCCACGGATTTCCAGGCGGCCCCGGCGGGCCTCCACGCCAGTCGTGGCAGTTGTTCCAG from the Mycobacterium lentiflavum genome contains:
- a CDS encoding serine hydrolase domain-containing protein, whose translation is MSDLKLDVDIKGSCAPDFAGVRDAFERNFAERLEQGAAVAVWVDGDLVVNLWGGWADAAGTRPWEQDTLTTVLSGTKGLSATCMHQLIDRGELDLYAPVARYWPEFGQAGKQDITLAMVMSHRSGVIGPRTPMSWQQVTDWDYACEQIAAAEPWWEPGTAQGYHMTTFGFICGEVFRRTTGRTIGHYLRTEIAEPLGADVHIGLSDAEQRRCAERVNKPHMRDLLTHIPSDPTSLADHPKAGLAVAMGFAPDDEVSSYDLNLWRRLEFPGTNGQVSALGLATFYNALAQEKLLSREHMDLIRVPQGGLENDLVLGPRVADHGWGLGYMLNQRCVNGPSPRIFGHGGLGGSFGFVDLEHGIGYAYVANRFDATKANADPRSLALSNEVYAALGVDVC